From Vitis vinifera cultivar Pinot Noir 40024 chromosome 5, ASM3070453v1, the proteins below share one genomic window:
- the LOC100259676 gene encoding cellulose synthase-like protein G2 isoform X2 has product MEGSLPRHLCHVQKSSAIIHRFHALIHSTALIALIYYRASFLLQNNDTRSGHTPIIPWLLVFAGELVLSFIWLLEQAFRWRPVTRAVFPERLPEDKQLPSIDVFICTVDPKKEPTLEVMNTVISAMALDYPPEKLHVYVSDDGGSSLTLYGMKEAWEFARLWVPFCRTHGIKTPCPKAYFSSLEDGDGSEILGTEFMAERRRVQIEYEKFKARLRTASKEGGIRNESMSSPTDHPAGVEVIGADQVEMPLLVYVSREKRPSHPHHFKAGALNVLLRVSGIISNSPYILILDCDMYCNDPTSAQKAMCFHLDPKISPTLAFVQFPQRFHNISKNDIYDSGLRSIFSILWEGFDGLQGPVLAGTCFYIKRVAFYGSFIQDDIDILKLRESFGPSNEFIRSLGQNYKPSVSKDGNSLSTIQLQETQLLASCSYENQTKWGKEARFLYQSVVEDYLTGFIMHCRGWTSVYCNPSKPQFLGSGVTNMNDMLVQGTRWSSGLFDVAISKFSPLIYGPLRMSILESFCYAYLAYFPLYFISVWCFGIIPQLCLLNGIPLYPKVSDSFFMIFAFIFVSSLSKHLYEVLFTGGSFQTWMNEQRNWMIKSVTCHLYGSMDAIMKKIGMREASFLTTNKVVDNEQEKLYQMGKFDFRTSTAILAPVVILVISNMAAFMVGLARVIAAGNWDKMFVQVVLSFYILIMSYPIVEGMILRKDKGRVPPSITLLSTVLAMVLLTLGSTALMY; this is encoded by the exons ATGGAAGGCTCACTCCCTCGCCATCTTTGCCATGTCCAAAAATCATCTGCCATCATCCACAGATTCCATGCTCTTATTCATTCCACAGCTTTAATTGCTCTGATCTACTACAGAGCTTCTTTTCTCCTCCAAAACAATGATACTAGATCAGGACATACGCCTATCATACCATGGCTTCTGGTCTTTGCTGGTGAGCTGGTTCTCTCCTTTATATGGCTTCTCGAGCAAGCTTTTCGTTGGAGGCCCGTTACTCGCGCCGTCTTCCCAGAAAGACTACCAGAAGATAAACAACTGCCGTCTATTGACGTGTTCATATGCACTGTGGATCCAAAGAAGGAACCTACTTTGGAGGTTATGAACACTGTAATATCAGCCATGGCATTAGATTATCCCCCGGAGAAGCTTCATGTGTATGTTTCGGATGATGGAGGTTCTTCTCTAACGCTGTATGGCATGAAAGAGGCGTGGGAGTTTGCACGGTTATGGGTGCCTTTCTGCAGGACCCATGGTATCAAAACCCCGTGTCCTAAGGCTTATTTTTCGTCACTGGAGGACGGAGATGGTTCTGAGATCCTAGGAACCGAGTTCATGGCAGAGAGGCGGAGAGTTCAG ATCGAATACGAAAAGTTTAAAGCTCGCTTGAGGACAGCTAGTAAAGAGGGTGGAATCAGAAATGAAAGCATGAGCAGCCCTACAGATCATCCTGCAGGCGTCGAG GTGATTGGTGCAGACCAGGTTGAGATGCCTCTGCTTGTTTATGTTTCTCGTGAGAAAAGACCTTCTCATCCGCATCATTTCAAGGCTGGAGCTCTCAACGTCCTT CTCCGGGTCTCCGGCATTATAAGCAATTCTCCCTACATACTAATATTGGATTGTGACATGTATTGCAATGATCCAACCTCTGCCCAGAAAGCAATGTGTTTTCATCTTGATCCAAAGATCTCACCCACACTGGCTTTTGTGCAATTCCCTCAGAGATTCCACAACATTAGTAAAAATGATATCTATGACAGTGGGCTAAGGTCAATATTCTCG ATATTATGGGAAGGCTTTGATGGGCTACAAGGTCCAGTCTTGGCTGGCACCTGCTTTTACATAAAGAGGGTGGCCTTTTATGGAAGTTTCATACAAGAtg ATATTGATATCTTGAAACTTAGAGAATCTTTTGGTCCTTCTAACGAGTTCATCAGATCCCTTGGCCAAAACTACAAGCCTAGTGTGAGCAAGGATGGGAACAGCTTGAGTACAATACAGCTACAAGAGACCCAACTCTTAGCTTCTTGCTCTTACGAAAATCAGACAAAGTGGGGTAAAGAGGCAA GGTTCTTGTATCAATCAGTTGTTGAAGATTACTTAACAGGATTCATCATGCACTGTCGAGGATGGACTTCTGTCTATTGTAATCCATCCAAGCCACAGTTCTTGGGTAGTGGCGTAACCAATATGAATGATATGTTGGTCCAAGGCACAAGATGGAGCTCTGGGTTGTTTGATGTTGCCATCTCAAAGTTCTCGCCGCTCATATATGGGCCATTGAGAATGTCTATCCTTGAGAGTTTTTGTTATGCCTACCTTGCCTATTTCCCACTCTATTTTATATCAGTCTGGTGTTTTGGCATCATCCCTCAGCTGTGTCTACTTAATGGCATCCCTTTGTACCCTAAG GTTTCAGACTCATTTTTCATGATATTTGCTTTCATTTTTGTATCATCTCTTTCTAAACATTTGTACGAGGTGCTATTCACGGGAGGATCATTCCAGACATGGATGAATGAACAAAGGAATTGGATGATAAAGTCGGTAACATGTCATCTTTATGGAAGTATGGATGCTATTATGAAGAAGATTGGTATGAGAGAAGCCAGTTTCTTAACCACAAATAAAGTTGTGGATAATGAACAAGAAAAGCTATACCAAATGGGTAAATTTGATTTTCGAACCTCTACTGCGATACTTGCTCCAGTGGTCATCCTAGTCATCTCGAACATGGCTGCATTCATGGTGGGTCTTGCTAGAGTAATTGCAGCAGGCAATTGGGACAAAATGTTTGTACAAGTTGTCCTCTCATTTTACATCCTAATTATGAGTTACCCTATAGTTGAAGGGATGATACTGCGAAAGGACAAGGGTCGCGTTCCACCTTCTATCACTCTATTATCTACTGTCCTTGCCATGGTTTTATTGACTTTAGGGTCCACTGCTCTAATGTATTAA
- the LOC100259676 gene encoding cellulose synthase-like protein G2 isoform X1, giving the protein MEGSLPRHLCHVQKSSAIINRFHALIHSTALIALIYYRASFLLQNTDTISGHTPIIPWLLVFAGELVLSFIWLLEQAFRWRPVTRSVFPERLPEDKQLPPIDVFICTVDPKKEPTLEVMNTVISAMALDYRPEKLHVYVSDDGGSSLTLYGMKEAWEFARSWVPFCRTHGIKTPCPKAYFSSLEDGDGSEFLGTEFMAERRRVQIEYENFKARFRTASQEGGIRNESMSSPRDHPAGVEVIGADQVEMPLLVYVSREKRPSHPHHFKAGALNVLLRVSGLISNSPYILILDCDMYCNDPTSAQKAMCFHLDPKISPTLAFVQFPQRFHNISKNDIYDSGVRSAFSILLEGLDGLQGPILCGTCFYIKRVAFYGSFIQDDIDILKLRESFGPSNEFIRSLGQNYKPSVSKDGNSLSTIQLQETQLLASCSYENQTKWGKEARFLYQSVVEDYLTGFIMHCRGWTSVYCNPSKPQFLGSGVTNMNDMLVQGTRWSSGLFDVAISKFSPLIYGPLRMSILESFCYAYLAYFPLYFISVWCFGIIPQLCLLNGIPLYPKVSDSFFMIFAFIFVSSLSKHLYEVLFTGGSFQTWMNEQRNWMIKSVTCHLYGSMDAIMKKIGMREASFLTTNKVVDNEQEKLYQMGKFDFRTSTAILAPVVILVISNMAAFMVGLARVIAAGNWDKMFVQVVLSFYILIMSYPIVEGMILRKDKGRVPPSITLLSTVLAMVLLTLGSTALMY; this is encoded by the exons ATGGAAGGCTCACTCCCTCGCCATCTTTGCCATGTCCAAAAATCATCTGCCATCATCAACAGATTCCATGCTCTTATTCATTCCACAGCTTTAATTGCTCTGATCTACTACAGAGCTTCTTTTCTCCTCCAAAACACTGATACTATATCAGGACACACGCCTATCATACCATGGCTTCTGGTCTTTGCTGGTGAGCTGGTTCTCTCCTTTATATGGCTTCTCGAGCAAGCTTTTCGTTGGAGGCCCGTTACTCGCTCCGTCTTCCCAGAAAGACTACCAGAAGATAAACAACTGCCGCCTATTGACGTGTTCATATGCACTGTGGATCCAAAGAAGGAACCTACTTTGGAGGTTATGAACACTGTAATATCAGCCATGGCATTAGATTATCGCCCGGAGAAGCTTCATGTGTATGTTTCGGATGATGGAGGTTCTTCTCTAACGCTGTATGGCATGAAAGAGGCGTGGGAGTTTGCAAGGTCGTGGGTGCCCTTCTGCAGGACCCATGGTATCAAAACCCCGTGTCCTAAGGCTTATTTTTCGTCACTGGAGGACGGAGATGGTTCTGAGTTCCTAGGAACCGAGTTCATGGCAGAGAGGCGCAGAGTTCAG ATCGAATACGAAAATTTTAAAGCTCGCTTTAGGACAGCTAGTCAAGAGGGTGGAATCAGAAATGAAAGCATGAGCAGCCCTAGAGATCATCCTGCAGGCGTCGAG GTGATTGGTGCAGACCAGGTTGAGATGCCTCTGCTTGTTTATGTTTCTCGTGAGAAAAGACCTTCTCATCCGCATCATTTCAAGGCTGGAGCTCTCAACGTTCTT CTCCGGGTCTCCGGCCTTATAAGCAATTCTCCCTACATACTAATATTGGATTGTGACATGTATTGCAATGATCCAACCTCTGCCCAGAAAGCAATGTGTTTTCATCTTGATCCAAAGATCTCACCCACACTGGCTTTTGTGCAATTCCCTCAGAGATTCCACAACATTAGTAAAAATGATATCTATGACAGTGGAGTAAGGTCGGCATTCTCG ATATTATTGGAAGGATTGGATGGGCTACAAGGTCCAATCTTGTGTGGCACCTGCTTTTACATAAAGAGAGTGGCCTTTTATGGAAGTTTCATACAAGAtg ATATTGATATCTTGAAACTTAGAGAATCTTTTGGTCCTTCTAACGAGTTCATCAGATCCCTTGGCCAAAACTACAAGCCTAGTGTGAGCAAGGATGGGAACAGCTTGAGTACAATACAGCTACAAGAGACCCAACTCTTAGCTTCTTGCTCTTACGAAAATCAGACAAAGTGGGGTAAAGAGGCAA GGTTCTTGTATCAATCAGTTGTTGAAGATTACTTAACAGGATTCATCATGCACTGTCGAGGATGGACTTCTGTCTATTGTAATCCATCCAAGCCACAGTTCTTGGGTAGTGGCGTAACCAATATGAATGATATGTTGGTCCAAGGCACAAGATGGAGCTCTGGGTTGTTTGATGTTGCCATCTCAAAGTTCTCGCCGCTCATATATGGGCCATTGAGAATGTCTATCCTTGAGAGTTTTTGTTATGCCTACCTTGCCTATTTCCCACTCTATTTTATATCAGTCTGGTGTTTTGGCATCATCCCTCAGCTGTGTCTACTTAATGGCATCCCTTTGTACCCTAAG GTTTCAGACTCATTTTTCATGATATTTGCTTTCATTTTTGTATCATCTCTTTCTAAACATTTGTACGAGGTGCTATTCACGGGAGGATCATTCCAGACATGGATGAATGAACAAAGGAATTGGATGATAAAGTCGGTAACATGTCATCTTTATGGAAGTATGGATGCTATTATGAAGAAGATTGGTATGAGAGAAGCCAGTTTCTTAACCACAAATAAAGTTGTGGATAATGAACAAGAAAAGCTATACCAAATGGGTAAATTTGATTTTCGAACCTCTACTGCGATACTTGCTCCAGTGGTCATCCTAGTCATCTCGAACATGGCTGCATTCATGGTGGGTCTTGCTAGAGTAATTGCAGCAGGCAATTGGGACAAAATGTTTGTACAAGTTGTCCTCTCATTTTACATCCTAATTATGAGTTACCCTATAGTTGAAGGGATGATACTGCGAAAGGACAAGGGTCGCGTTCCACCTTCTATCACTCTATTATCTACTGTCCTTGCCATGGTTTTATTGACTTTAGGGTCCACTGCTCTAATGTATTAA
- the LOC132253800 gene encoding cellulose synthase-like protein E1, whose protein sequence is MHCRGWTSVYCNPSKPQFLGSGVTNMNDLLVQGTRWSSGLFDVAISKFSPLIYGPLRMSILESFCYAYLAYFPLYFISVWCFGIIPQLCLLNGIPLYPKVSDSFFMIFAFIFVSSLSKHLYEVLFTGGSFQTWMNEQRNWMIKSLTCHLYGSMDAIMKKIGMREASFLTTNKVVDNEQEKLYQMGKFDFRTSTAILAPVVILVISNMAAFMVGLARVIAAGNWDKMFVQVVLSFYILIMSYPIVEGMILRKDKGRVPPSITLLSTVLAMVLLTLGSTALMY, encoded by the exons ATGCACTGTCGAGGATGGACTTCTGTCTATTGTAATCCATCCAAGCCACAGTTCTTGGGTAGTGGCGTCACTAATATGAATGATTTGTTGGTCCAAGGCACAAGATGGAGCTCTGGGTTGTTTGATGTTGCCATCTCAAAGTTCTCGCCGCTCATATATGGGCCATTGAGAATGTCTATCCTTGAGAGTTTTTGTTATGCCTACCTTGCCTATTTCCCACTCTATTTTATATCAGTCTGGTGTTTTGGCATCATCCCTCAGCTGTGTCTACTTAATGGCATCCCTTTGTACCCTAAG GTTTCAGACTCATTTTTCATGATATTTGCTTTCATTTTTGTATCATCTCTTTCTAAACATTTGTACGAGGTGCTATTCACGGGAGGATCATTCCAGACATGGATGAATGAACAAAGGAATTGGATGATAAAGTCGTTAACATGTCATCTTTATGGAAGTATGGATGCTATTATGAAGAAGATTGGTATGAGAGAAGCCAGTTTCTTAACCACAAATAAAGTTGTGGATAATGAACAAGAAAAGCTATACCAAATGGGTAAATTTGATTTTCGAACCTCTACTGCGATACTTGCTCCAGTGGTCATCCTAGTCATCTCGAACATGGCTGCATTCATGGTGGGTCTTGCTAGAGTAATTGCAGCAGGCAATTGGGACAAAATGTTTGTACAAGTTGTCCTCTCATTTTACATCCTAATTATGAGTTACCCTATAGTTGAAGGGATGATACTGCGAAAGGACAAGGGTCGCGTTCCACCTTCTATCACTCTATTATCTACTGTCCTTGCCATGGTTTTATTGACTTTAGGGTCCACTGCTCTAATGTATTAA